One Glycine max cultivar Williams 82 chromosome 1, Glycine_max_v4.0, whole genome shotgun sequence genomic window, ccaggttgagccaaaataaaagcctttgataggctataggccaggCTCAGGCTTCAAAAATTAatcgtaggctaggctcaggccttttaaagcctggtctggcctattcccacccctaattATGAAGAATAAATTGTCGAGAATATGAAAATTGAATAGAGGATATGATATCATGGACATGGATACTGATTTTACAAATATTTAGAGTCTGGAATTTGTCTCTTCAAATCCAAAAGGTAGTTTGTGCCTTAGTCTGGATTAGATTTACAGGTTTAAATATAGTCTACTATATGATGAGAGTTTTATGGCAGCAATAACGCTATACGTTGTAGGGGTGTTCCAAAAAGTTGAATTAAACTGAACTACGCCAGAACTGAATTGAACAAATAAATAAGCTTTGCCATCAATAAGGGATAAATTTGATAGTAGCTCTCTAgtcttatttataagaaataaatgagaatataaaatatgatatcacttttttttataaataggatcagaaataatattatataggtTTAATTGTAAATTCTATcactcaatttttattattttgtaaattttatctcCTAAGTTATACTTTCATAAATTATATCATTCTagtttttaatgtttatgtatTTTATCATCGTTATcatatcacaaaaaaaattaaagataaaataaaatgatgtcattttttttatcaacttagTGGTAAATAcacaaaaattgataaatttgaatgataaaatttgtaaagaGTTAAAAGTTAAATGCTAAAACTtgccaaaaaaaacttaagtgatataattcataaaattatgaaaattaaataataaaattcacaataaaatttgagtgataaaatttaaaaaataataaaaatttggcAATAAAATTTACACTTAAGCCTATTATATATTGTACAAAACTAACATTTGACTAAAGTGAAGATTGCATCTTTTGTCGCCATGTTAGAAGCTAGCATTCAACATCTCAAGATTAAGCTTGACATGGATATTAAACAAGTGGAATCCAATTGctttaaattcaattataaacCCCATGACAAGCTTGGTTTTAGTCTcttaattatttacatttttggtTTTAGTTTCCTATCTGCATTTTTTACTTTAGGTTAGTCCtttcaatttaaaaagttttacttttgataatttaaaatgtctcaattagtagagtttattttatgtgacatttatgacattgtACACATGTCACTAAGTTGATCAAATTAGTGTGATTCAATTTGTTCTACCAAAGGCACAAAATCAAAGTGAACTTCTTTAAACTTAAAAGAttcaattgaaacaaaaatataaataagagatcaaaattctattttaactttttatttaaccttcatatttttgtaattattaaaaacaaatttatgatttcattttttatcgtATGAGACCATGTGTATCTTTTTGCATAATATCATATATAGTGAGTGACAATGCTCTCATTTCCAAACTTgtcaaataattaatagaaatacaacaaaaattagacatgaaattgcattttatatatatatatatagatagatagatatatatatagatagatagatgaaattaaaacagaaaatatacaatagatttttttaataattgtttaaactttatattattaatttatacaaattatcgTCAAGTCACAATATTTTTAGGAAACACATCTTTAAGTTAAATAATTCCCCCCAAGTTGGCTTCCCATAATTGATTGTAAAAGTTAGGCTTTAAttgtatttccttttttttattctacatTGGTGTGTGACATTAGTGTCTTTGCTTGTGACTAATTTCTACAATCAGAAAGACCACGTTCAAGTTAATGAATTTTTACCTCCTTAtcatatgtttttaattataacatttaaatttgagatCTTATTCAAATAAGCCTAATTCACCAACTCATTGATTTGCTTATgatctttaatttaaatttatattctctttaattattatacatttaaaacaaatacttgattttacaaattaaaaattgtccttaaaaaattagaaattatacaaattaaacgTGTTAATCAATTACTTCCAAAAAAGCTAAAAttagatataaaatttaaatttgataattaaattataattaaagctACATTTAAAGTTCTAAAGAGTACAACCTGGATGGGAAACTTCCAAAAATTCAAACCTGTCAAACCCCCTAATATCCTGAGCAAATCCCAGCCATCCATTTCCATTCAAAACACATCAAACCCAACCACAACACGCCACGTAGCATAATCTTACAAAAAAGTTCCACATTCCACCATTGGATCAAAACCCAGACCAGACATGTAGGCCACAAAcgttctttctctctctctctctcactcaaaAACATTTTCTGTCAAACTTAAGGCCCAAACCTGATGATACCGTCACCCCCCCAAACACACTCTCCCCTTCAAATATAAATACGACAACCTCAAAAACCGTTTCATTTTCTCGCTTCAAAATATCGTAACCCCCACACACCTCTTtgtttcttctcttcctctgcATTTTCCAGCAttttcacctcacacttgtacttGAATAATTTTCTCTTCGTGTCACTCTCATTGGCGCGTGTCAGTGTTTTCTTTCATGGCATCATTTTAGTAGCGTTTCACTTACTCTGTAAACTGACAGAGCATTCTTTGTTGTTTTGCATTGCCATAGAACTCGACAACTGAGTCTCAGATCCCAAGCCAAATTTTTGCCATGCGAAAAACGACAACGTAGCAAAgcacggttttttttttttttttgtgctggTGGGGTGCGGGTAGTAAGTAGTAGCTTCGAAAGCGAAATAAAAACATGTGCTTGCGTTGCAGAACCATCGATGCTGTCGAGGGAAGGAAAACTAGTATAAAAGAGAAGAGAGGACCCAAAACCTGAAAGCGCAGAACAAGAGTAGTGGAAGATTCTTAATGCGTGTTTGTGTGTGTATCTGTGCAGAGAGACAAAGCACAAGAAGAAGCAGTTCAGGTTTCCTTGGTAAGTCGTTTTCCAATAGTTATTATACCAATACCAATGATATCACacaattctcttcttcttcttcttcttatttatgtATCTTTGCCTCCCTCACAAACAGCTTTTGTTTTCATCCTCCGACATACATTTTTTCACGTTCACccttttttgtttaatgtgaCAATAACcttgtttttgtttccattaTTTCTTTCTAACGAGTAATAATAGCACTggttttgtttctctctcttatgATCTTATCTCGGTGAGCGGGGATTGATTGTGATTTACACAAAAGATAAAGAGAGAATCAGAAAGAGAAGACGGGTGCGTGAGGGACGTGTCAGAAAACTTCGGCTTCGACACgctttgcttcttttttatttacttatttttgatAAAGCAGCAACCCCACCACATTGTTACTTATTATTCTTACTTCTTACTTCTAGTACTACTACCATTCAGTATGTATTCTTCTTCTTTGATCATTCTTCTAACGAGGATGAATGAAAGAGTCTTCTGAAGTCTTTGCATTTATTTGCAATTGAAGAATTGCCTCCATTTTGCTTCTCTCTGCTTTCTCAATTATTATTCCCTTCTTTTCGGTTTTTGGGGGTGGCTATAGCTTTTGCTCTTGCTCTGATCCCGAGCCATGTTCGAGATTGCTtttcctttttgtatttttagccAAGGACCATTTTGTTTCTCGTGAAGGATATTGTTACTTACTTACTCGGGAATTGAGAGCAGTTTTCATTTTTGAATAGTTATTGTTGTTTCATTAGTTACTAGCATTCTAACTGGGTTGCTTCTTCTGGTTCTCTTCTTTATTTTGGtgcctttctctctctctctctctctctctaaccaTTGCTTTTACTTACCGGAAATGGCCATTCTCTGTCACTGTTTTATTCAATGAAAGTGATTCCCTCCTCCTATTCTCATCTCTCAGCTTTATCCTAAATTGCTTTGTTAGATAGTTctgttttttaatgttttatttttctaacatcGAAAACCAACAATGGCATGCATATTGATGTATGGTATTCTAAAATTTTGGcacttttttgtgtgtgtttaatTAACCATGAATGaatgcttttgttttgtttctttgttgtGCAGGAAGGAAAGTGAGAAGTGGTGAAAATGTTTACATGCATAGCGTGCACGAAGCAAGCGGcgaaggagaaggaagaagagggtGAGAGTGGCACGCCGAGTACAAATAAAGAAGCCGTCAAAAGCCTGAGTGCTCAGGTTCTTACTCTTCACACCCTAGGCCTACAAACCTTTTCTTTAggtgaaaacaaacaaaatcaacTCCCCACCCCCTTTCAATCTTTTACCTCCacgtaataataatatattataaatgttttcattatgctaaaataaaatttatgatgtgATTAGAAGAtcgaaatagaaaaaaataaaaagaatttatgAGGTATTTAAAacaagtaaatatatatatatatatatagtacggCCTACACACAAATTCACACAGACACACGTTGTtgtgatatttataattttatgtaatttatgtatGAGAGGGCCACTCTTGTTTTGGTTTAGGATGACGTAAGAGTGTGTTGTGTTTTTGGGCACTTTTGCTGTTGAGTGATGGTCCACTTTCTCCCACGGTTTGGTCCATTAAGtggcttttattttcatgcatGTGGTGTGGTGGTGCCTCGGGGCTAACCTGACGTGACCATATAGCATTAGCAATAGCATAGCATCGTAAACGAATCAAGTGGGTTCTAGTGGCTTATTCTCTCTAGAGCTAGAAGTTATGGAACCAACTTGTCAAGTAGGTTCCCAAGTACCCCTTTTGGctacttataagttataattgCACATGAGATGAGATGAGATGAGAGGAGCAAAAGGTGGTTCGATTCAAACTTTACAATAGTGACAGCATTTCCAATGTAATAGCTAGAGCTTGGAAGAGTTTTATTTTTACCACCAAATGTGCCtgattttaattatcatttgaCTATTAGTATAGCACTATAACCTAAGTACTTTAGGATTATTCGCATATCATTGACTTACCATTACCTTAATTtacccatttttgttttatgttttatttaattttggaagTAAAAGCAATTGTGTggtgaaaattaaaatcatctTTCTTTGATTTGGGATGATGGGAAGTGTAGCAGTGGCTTTGTGGCAACATGTTCCACATTCTGCGGTTTAAGTAATGTTTGGAAAAGATGCCTAGCACAGAAGGGAATGCTATATTCGTATCTTGGTGTGGCCCATCCTTGAATTCTTGTCGTCCCTAAAGTTTTCTATTATGTGCATATgcaaaatatatgaatatttatcatgagagaaaaatatatttacatttattaatGTTCTCAATAGAATACTGGTAGGTCCCTTAGAAGTAGAGGACCAATGTGTTTGAGTGAGTTGTTTTTCGTTGTGTTTTTTAAGCCTCTTTAAATAGGCAGACTTAGTGTGTTTGAATTAGTTTCCTGatgaaaaataatcaattattttttcataaaaaaggtaaagcaacacataattgtttttacttttatgatATGGCATTGATTTTGTGAGATAGAATTGATTATTGTGTGCTATTCAAACACTACTAGTAATCGACACTACGTATAATGCTAATTGTAGATTGATGAGTCCTGATAATGTTGTTAAGGGATTGTAACACTCGTTATGAAGAGAACGGTTACAAATTATTGAAAGTAGGTTGACCGTTATCACTAGCCATGAATGAgcctatcaattttttttctcctgtTATATTTGCATATTAGTTACCTCATCTTCATGCTTATCATTCATCCTTAAAAGTAAATGTTACATGCAATTTTAAGCTAAGCTCCcaactttttaaaaagatagTAAACCTTAGCTTGAAATATCAGATTAGAAACTAGTATGTGAGGCACGTTCTGATGCCCATCCTAAGTATTTTGAACCTTATGTTTCTGATTAGTGTGAAAATGTTGACAAGTAATATTTGGATAGATATTGTGGGAGATTTCTTCAAACAGGAAATGCTTTCCATTGAGGGTACATAGTTGATAGTATGATATGTATAAGGTTCCTATCATGGACTTTCATGTTCACTCATGTTGTTGTCATCCACTTGTATCCTACACCCAAGTACATTCTCCACCATACCAGCTGTAAAGTATTTCATGATGCTTCGAAAATGACACAATCCTGAAACCTTAAGACTCCGTCTAGTTTCATCCAagcatacattttttaattgatgtttCAGAACCTCCAGACTTAATTTCCCTACTCTTCCCATGTATGTCATTTGACCAACACTTCTGCTCCCATGCTCTATTTAAATCATGGTACATGtctgtaaattatttagcttaatttagttttttttaatcaacattGATCAACTAAATTGCTTTTGATAATGGGAAATTTTAATTGCATTAATTGTATTTTCTTCTTGCAAATTAAGAATTGGTTTCTCCCTATATAACTTTTTGTCCtttattcagcaaaaaaaaaaaaaaacaaaactttttgTGCATCAACTGCATCACTGAACAAGACAATTATATTGGATTTTTAAAATGAAGGGAATATTTGAAGGGGGATCTACATTGTTAGCAGTAGGGGAAAGTACAACACTCAGGTGTTTTGAAAGCTTTAACACATTCTTaagtgttaaaaaattatttttaaattcccCCCTCAGATCAGATGCTTCCTAATTTTAGGTATCAAAAACATAGATGCAGAAACTGTGTAACTATTCAAGAATctcaaatttcaaaaagtttGAGATATTCTGTTAAAGTAACATGATCTGTAAAAGTAGGTTTACATGAAGGTGTAGTGTTGACCAAGTACATGTATTTATAATGcaacttttgaaaataaatatacaatacaGTTATATTCGTCTTGAAATAATTTGAATGCACTTTTATGTAACAGTGTTCTGATGGCACGTTTCACGTCTAAATTTATCTTTTGGTGGCGTGTTATGATAAAACGGTTAATAATCaatcttaaaataattgttcAATTGAAAGTATCATATCTTGCCATTTCAAATCAAAATGTCCCTCTGTAGCTAGATCGATATAGGTATGatttttcttgttaattttttattttcatccaaaaaggaCATATTTGCTTATCAAATGTCACTTGgtcattaattttgtatgttTCTCAGAAAATAGGTATCTATGGTACATAATTAAAACTTTCATTGCATTGGttgttaatttgaatttttcttcttctgcataTGCAGTTAAAGGATATGGCACTGAAGTTTTCAGGTGCCTACAAGCAGTGCAAACCTTGCACAGGGTCTAGTACCTACAAGAAAGGACAGAGGCCATATCCTGACTTTGACACCATTTCAGAAGGGGTTCCATACCCTTATATTGGAGGTGCAAGCTCAACTTCAACCCCTGCTTGGGACTTCACAAGCTCCAATTTCCTTGGTGCTAGATCAGACCAAAGATTTATGGGGGGATTCAGTGGTGATAGGACCCCTAGAGGGCCTCAATCAGCACCAGCCTGTGATGTAGTTGTTGAGGATGAGGATGAAACCAAGGAGTGGATGGCACAGGTGGAACCAGGGGTTCACATTACCTTTGTGTCTCTTCCTAATGGAGGAAATGATCTCAAAAGAATTCGCTTTAGGTATGTTAAGAAATCACAAACCTTGTTTGTTAGTGTTACCTCTCAAACCTTAAAAAAGTTCTAAGGTTTTACTAACGTTAGATCTTTATTCAGACCATTAAATAATAAACCTATTCAAACTAAATTGGTTATTATTTGTTGGCCTAACTCTGCATTGTTGCCACTGCCCTTGACATATTTATAAAGATAGATTTGAAGGTGGGAGCCAAAAGATTTAGTTGCAAATATCTCCTAAGTAGTGAAAAATACTACCTTCGAGGCCTTAATATTATACAAAGCATACTATTAATTGTTTTACTAATGTTAGATccttgattatttatttagacaattaaataataaacctATTCAGACtaaattgtttattaattgTTGGCCTAACTCTGCATTGTTGCCACTGCTCTTGACATATGATTCCATTTGTAAAGATAGATTTGAAGGTGGGAGCCAAAAGATTTAGTTACAACATGTCCTAAGTTGTGAAAGAATACGTCCCTTCAAGGCCTTAATGTTATACAAAGAATACTATTAATTGTTGTACTGATGTTGATCTTTGATTCTTTATTCAGACCATTAGTATATAGGAATTTTAGTTGTTGAAAAAGTTAATTGTCCAGTAGGAGCAAAGACTGACAATACTAAGCATTTAAATTTGAAGCCGAGAGATTTTTGACAAGTGGCAAGCTCAAAAATGGTGGGGTGAGAATTATGACAGAATCATGGAACTTTACAACGTGCAGAGATTCAATCGACAAGCTCTTAATACTCCTTCAAGATCTGAGGATGAGGTAATCTACAACTTTTACACCAATATGATGTTAAGTTGTAAACAATCCATTTCCTTGACCTTGTTATTTTGTATGAAACAAAACTGTAATCATACTTGGTTACCTACATCCATGTTTATCACTATTATGAAAAGATTTTGCTTTTTTCCCCCAACAACTGATATTGAGTTCTAGATTTTTCAATGTACATTATTTATTGCCTTTGAACAGCAAAGAGATTCTTCTTACTCAAGAATGACATCTGGACATGATAGCCCCATGCACTCAATGTCTTTAAAGGACTGGACACCCAGGAATCACTATAAACCCTCAGGGAATAACCCTTCTGAAGCTATGGATCAAGGTGGTGGTGGCCAAAATTTCCATGCAGCTTCA contains:
- the LOC100809614 gene encoding protein BREVIS RADIX isoform X2, which gives rise to MALKFSGAYKQCKPCTGSSTYKKGQRPYPDFDTISEGVPYPYIGGASSTSTPAWDFTSSNFLGARSDQRFMGGFSGDRTPRGPQSAPACDVVVEDEDETKEWMAQVEPGVHITFVSLPNGGNDLKRIRFSREIFDKWQAQKWWGENYDRIMELYNVQRFNRQALNTPSRSEDEQRDSSYSRMTSGHDSPMHSMSLKDWTPRNHYKPSGNNPSEAMDQGGGGQNFHAASSVEASRTTTSSRDERSMSNASDLETEWIEQDEPGVYITIRQLADGTKELRRVRFSRERFGEGHAKKWWEDNRERIQAQYL
- the LOC100809614 gene encoding protein BREVIS RADIX isoform X1, with product MFTCIACTKQAAKEKEEEGESGTPSTNKEAVKSLSAQLKDMALKFSGAYKQCKPCTGSSTYKKGQRPYPDFDTISEGVPYPYIGGASSTSTPAWDFTSSNFLGARSDQRFMGGFSGDRTPRGPQSAPACDVVVEDEDETKEWMAQVEPGVHITFVSLPNGGNDLKRIRFSREIFDKWQAQKWWGENYDRIMELYNVQRFNRQALNTPSRSEDEQRDSSYSRMTSGHDSPMHSMSLKDWTPRNHYKPSGNNPSEAMDQGGGGQNFHAASSVEASRTTTSSRDERSMSNASDLETEWIEQDEPGVYITIRQLADGTKELRRVRFSRERFGEGHAKKWWEDNRERIQAQYL